The Capsicum annuum cultivar UCD-10X-F1 chromosome 3, UCD10Xv1.1, whole genome shotgun sequence genomic sequence TGGCTTATCAATCAATTTAACAAACTTTTATTGCTAATTCGAACTAcattaattcttttatatttttaaacattGAACTTCTTATATACTTGATTTACGATATCGTTGCAATTCTCCTCCTATCAAAATGTTGAAAGGGTGCATTTTAAAGTGTTTGGATCAAAGTTTATATCAAGTCTCAGGATACACTGATATGTTGTGTTTTTTGATTAATGTTTGTTTGCAGATGATGGCAGATGAAGGTTTAGTGCCCTCTCCGgaagagaaaataaagaggaaaaatgctattaacaaactcaaaaaggtGAGAATAATTTTATCTGAATTGGGTAAATTAGCATTTTACTTTCTATAAATGAGAAAATATCATCTATAGATGTCTGGAATTCGTCATATGGCAAGAAAAGAACTAGCTAAAGAATGAAAACAAGACggtaaattattatataaaataaatagccaAAGAcacaaaaatgtaaataaaacaacaaaaccaAATATCCTTATACCTATGATGGCCTATTGTGTATCTGAAGATATTCGGCTTTGTGCTATAATAGATTCTATAGATTTTCTTCCCGGTCTTTTACTATAACAATAGCTATGCCTCTATGCCAAACTCGGGTATAAATTCTCACTCATCATTACTTAATTTAAACTCATATCAAGCCAATactgtataaaataaaaatagagtacGAGAAATTCATTGTAATTTTAAATGAAGTATAAATCACAGGTTAAACAACTCATAGAAATGCCTAGATTTTCAATTATGTAAATTCTGTAATTGACTTCTCAATTCCCGAGGGTCGATTTTCTCTTGGAAAGAGTTACTTGATTACATTATTTATTCATTCTCATTTATCAGATAGTGAGGGTATGGGTTAACACAGTGGCTTACGATCATGCTCTCCCCAAAAGATACCTCAGGTTTGCCTCTGGCACAATATTGACATATGGATCATATGGTCTAGGAGTAAGTCTTAATCCATTACTTGACAGTTTTCTTTCCTTGTTTAGGTTGGAGAATGTAGTAGTATGACGTCGGATTTGTGGACAATAATTTGTTTTCTTGTTATCAAGCTGATAATTTGTTGTTGGAAAATGCAGTTTCAGGTTGAAAGTCTTTCAAAGAGGGAATGTACTTTTAGCGAGACAACATTAAAAATGGCATTCGTAAACGTGGTTCTATTTTAACCAGTAATTGAACACTACCAAACCATGCCCTGGGAGAATGCAATTACTTGTTACTTCCCTTCTAATTTTAAAATCACATCTGCAAGTTGATGCAGAAAATACTTCAAATTTGCAGTTTTCTCATCTTCTGGTGTGTTTTACTTTTCTCAGGTTCATGATTCAGAATTGGATATTGATCCATTGTGTGTGGGACCGTACTTTGCAAtactagaagtgagtcctttcttaTTAGCTTCTTTGAATCTAATTGAGGTTGTGCAAATTTTGATGTGTATATCATTGTGATTCATGTAGGAAGACTTTTTTATTGTGCTGCACAGCATGCTCACGAGAAGACCAGAAGTATCAAATATCCACTGTGTCAAAGGTGCAAAGGTTCTTTCTTTTCGAGCCACTGCTGCTTAGATTTCAAAGTAAAAATTCTAGATTATGGGCATCTGTAACTTTGAACGTTTTATTCTAATGCAGCCAACAGTTGCTCTTAGAACACATTACTGTTTAGCTAGCATCACGTGTTGCTGATGAGCTGGGGTATGGCAAGCATCGGGTAAGATATGCTGAAATAAAGTTTAGTTTTGCATCATTTGTCACCTATCTTGTAAATATCTTGATAAGGATCCATGCTGCTTTAGTTGGAGTCTCAAACATTATTATGAAATCTATCCTAATAGGTAGCATTAAGCAAATGCATAGACATTGGAGCACATAAATCTCATGCCCAACATGGAATAGACATACAAACATAAATATGCATGAGGCACATCTTACAGTTAATAATGTTAAGCAATCTATCATCTAAATGCTTGCTGACTTGAATATGTTATCAGGATTCTTTGACATCTTATAGTAAATTACTTCCTTCCATTTATTCTGTACGACTATAACTTTTTAATTGCCAGAGATGATCTTATATGCATTCAAGATGCCAAACAGTGATGTGATTGTTCTTTTAGTAAGATTGTTGTTTGTTGAAGTTTGTGATTGTGCGCCACCTAAGAACCCAATTATTGGTATACTGTGTTTTCCTTCTTAAATGGACAAATGAATATTCTGTTTATAGATGTAGTTAAAGTTCTGAAGGATGGAGATCTGCAAACGATTGGCATGCTGGATTACAATAAAAGGTTGCAACATTTCTTCACTTCTCACCTAAAAGTTGACTCTGTAACTGGTAAGAGAAAAGTCATCTGGATCTGCAaccaattatgaaaataaatatgacTGCTTAATTGGTTCCAGTCCTTTGTTCGTAAAGAATGTTACCTAAACTTTTAAAAAGGAACACCCATCACCTGTGGCTATCAGCTCAACACTTCCATGTATCCTTACCTTTAGTTGCAAAATCCTTCGAGTTGTTCTCCAATGAACAAGGTTCTTCCTCCCATTTCGGACCTTGACTTCTTGAATGCCATATAGGTCATTACTTGAATGGAGATATAAGAACCTTTAAAATATCCTGTTACCACCCACTACTATTTTATGAAAGTACACTTAACTACTTAGTAGCGGAGATCACAAGGATTTGAACTGATGTTAACTTGATTCAAGTTACGTGGCCTTTATTAGAGAAAGAACTTAGGTGTCCAGGTGCCTTTTGTTCAGATGTACAATGAAATATGGATCTAAAATAAAGTTGGGGAGTAAAATATGTGATgatttattcaattatatattgttATGTAAATATAAAGTTTAACCTGGAAATATTTGCATACAGGGGAGAAGTTTACTTTTGGCTGCTTATAGACACCACCTTACGCTACGTATAGAGTCATTTCCAAGGATGGTGTCATGAAAGATCCAGTTCCAATAACAATACCAGCATCTGTTATGATGCACGACTTTACTATTACTGAAAAATATGCAATTATGATGGATCTTCTATTGTACTTCAGACCAAAGGTATGCCATCTTCGcaatttctttttctattgaTCTATACTTGTAGAGTTTCAGGTTCGCTCTCCTGATGACTACGACAGAAGTTATTCTGGTGAAGTAGCATCATtcttattgatatttttgagTTCTCGGAGATGGTGGTGTTGTTTTATAAGCAAAAGGGTTAAGTAAAATAATGGCTAAAATGGAACTAAATGATTTTGAGTTTCTTGCAAATGGAAAGTAAATTATGATATTCAACTCGTCTTCAAGTGCTTAATGAATAATCTATGGCTCTTTGAAGTCCAGTATTCATCAG encodes the following:
- the LOC107863206 gene encoding LOW QUALITY PROTEIN: carotenoid 9,10(9',10')-cleavage dioxygenase (The sequence of the model RefSeq protein was modified relative to this genomic sequence to represent the inferred CDS: substituted 1 base at 1 genomic stop codon); translation: MILYAFKMPNSDVIVLLVRLLFVEVCDCAPPKNPIIDVVKVLKDGDLQTIGMLDYNKRLQHFFTSHLKVDSVTGEKFTFGCLXTPPYATYRVISKDGVMKDPVPITIPASVMMHDFTITEKYAIMMDLLLYFRPKEIVKNKQLAYIFGPTKKARFGVLPCYAKNESLITWFELPSCFIFHNANAWEEEDDVVLITCRLQNPDLDAINGTEKEQQRDDFTNEL